One window of the Phycodurus eques isolate BA_2022a chromosome 7, UOR_Pequ_1.1, whole genome shotgun sequence genome contains the following:
- the rbp2a gene encoding retinol-binding protein 2a, with product MPADYNGQWEMVSNENFEEVMIALDIDFVTRKIASHLHQTKIFVQNGDKFETKTLSTFRNYDVNFTVGVEFEEQTKGLDNRKVMTLVTWDGDKLVCVQKGAKENRGWKHWIEGDLLHLDFHVLDKVCHQVFKKVQ from the exons ATGCCGGCAGACTACAATGGACAGTGGGAGATGGTGAGCAATGAAAACTTTGAGGAGGTCATGATAGCCCTCG ACATCGACTTTGTCACCAGAAAGATTGCTTCCCATCTGCACCAGACCAAAATATTTGTTCAGAATGGAGACAAGTTTGAAACAAAGACGTTGAGCACCTTCAGAAACTATGACGTCAACTTCACTGTAGGGGTGGAGTTTGAGGAGCAGACAAAGGGTCTTGACAACCGAAAAGTGATG ACGCTGGTCACCTGGGACGGGGACAAACTGGTTTGTGTTCAGAAGGGAGCGAAGGAAAATCGTGGTTGGAAACACTGGATCGAGGGAGATCTGCTACATCTG GACTTTCATGTGCTGGACAAAGTCTGCCACCAAGTATTTAAGAAGGTCCAGTAA
- the mrps22 gene encoding 28S ribosomal protein S22, mitochondrial — protein sequence MAALGTARCLFRGCSWLQNVQRNKNLLDRCSTRTFCSDTQDSVQNHAKPQFTDPLVQSILTRISGLDLQKVFQPLKQELKPPTYKLMTDEQLEQVVKLATEKAKKLLQMPPVLPERKPISDVLSVDKILDGTDTAKYVFTDITYNIPHRERFIVVRETNGTLRKATWEERDRLIQVYFPKEGRKLTTPLLFSEENLKMAFSQDRHKDVLDLCLVQFEPDSSQYIKVHAATYENLEKHGKYELLRSTRHFGGMAWYLVNARRIDGLIVDMLKKEFVPDAVSLVSLFHLVHPHSESAQEASSLKATDTDLLKIYALKESQRSGYIELALQAYEQTVPNSAAV from the exons ATGGCGGCGCTCGGTACGGCACGGTGCTTATTTCGAGGCTGTTCTTGGCTGCAAAATGTTCAGAGAAATAAAAACTTGCTTGACAGATGTAGCACCAGGACGTTTTGCAGCGATACACAAGACAGTG TGCAAAACCATGCAAAGCCCCAATTCACAGATCCACTTGTGCAGAGCATCCTCACCAGGATAAGTGGCCTGGACCTGCAGAAGGTGTTTCAACCGCTTAAACAGGAACTGAAGCCGCCAACGTATAAACTCATGACCGATGAACAGTTGGAGCAG GTGGTGAAATTGGCCACAGAGAAAGCTAAGAAGCTGCTGCAAATGCCACCTGTTTTACCCGAGAGGAAGCCCATTAGTGACGTACTGTCTGTGGACAAGATTCTGGATGGCACGGATACAGCAAAATACGTCTTCACAGACATAACTTACAACATTCCACACAGG GAAAGGTTCATTGTTGTCAGGGAGACCAATGGCACTCTAAGAAAAGCCACCTGGGAGGAAAGAGACCGGCTCATTCAGGTGTACTTCCCAAAGGAGGGACGGAAACTCACTACACCTCTTCTCTTCAGTGAGGAGAACCTAAAG ATGGCATTCTCTCAGGACCGACACAAAGATGTGTTGGACCTGTGTTTGGTCCAATTTGAACCTGACTCATCACAGTACATCAAG GTGCATGCTGCCACCtatgagaatctggagaaacatGGGAAATATGAACTTCTTCGTTCTACCCGGCACTTTGGAGGCATGGCCTGGTACCTGGTTAACGCTCGCAGGATTGATGGCCTCATTGTGGACATGCTGAAGAAGGAATT TGTGCCGGATGCAGTAAGCCTCGTGTCCCTCTTCCACCTGGTGCACCCTCACAGTGAGTCAGCCCAGGAAGCTTCCAGCCTGAAGGCTACAGACACTGACCTTCTCAAG ATCTATGCCCTGAAGGAATCCCAGAGGTCGGGCTACATTGAGTTGGCCTTGCAGGCATATGAACAGACCGTGCCTAACAGCGCTGCTGTCTGA